The Haloplanus sp. CK5-1 genome contains a region encoding:
- a CDS encoding tubulin/FtsZ family protein yields the protein MKLATIGVGNAGSKVVDRMVEFESETNRNLCRHVHAINTARTDLAKPEYIPEEQRVLVGDTNQKSKGHGVGGDVEIGAEVMSADIDEIRRAFDDIEIHNVDAILVAAGLGGGTGSGGGPVVIDALQDMYDEPVYALGVLPGEYEGGRPALNAARSLQSFVNKVDNFIGFDNDAWRARDQTIEEGYEEMNRELAARIVTLLAAGETDDSDVAENAMDSSDIIRTLATDGVSSIGYAATAVDAQPEGLLDRWGGGGAEEDPLDDASQATKIKSLVRRATNSRLTLPCEVSSAERVLVVLSGPPSEFSRKGIESARQWLEQEAGTVEVLVGDDPRENSSRLAAAVLLSNVSGATRIETLQNQAVDAQEQIAEQQAAREEKINDLITDENDDLDPVV from the coding sequence AACCTGTGCCGACACGTCCACGCGATCAACACCGCCCGAACGGACCTCGCCAAGCCCGAGTACATCCCCGAAGAACAGCGCGTCCTCGTCGGCGACACGAACCAGAAGTCGAAGGGTCACGGCGTCGGTGGTGACGTCGAGATCGGCGCGGAGGTCATGTCCGCGGACATCGACGAGATCCGCCGCGCGTTCGACGACATCGAGATCCACAACGTCGACGCCATCCTCGTCGCCGCCGGTCTGGGCGGCGGCACCGGGAGCGGTGGCGGCCCCGTCGTCATCGACGCCCTCCAAGACATGTACGACGAACCGGTGTACGCGCTCGGTGTCCTCCCCGGCGAGTACGAAGGCGGACGCCCCGCACTGAACGCCGCCCGCTCCCTCCAGTCGTTCGTCAACAAGGTCGACAACTTCATCGGCTTCGACAACGACGCCTGGCGCGCCCGCGACCAGACGATCGAAGAGGGGTACGAGGAGATGAACCGCGAACTGGCGGCCCGTATCGTGACGTTGCTGGCGGCCGGTGAAACCGACGACTCGGACGTCGCGGAGAACGCGATGGACTCCAGCGACATCATCCGGACGCTCGCCACCGACGGGGTGTCCTCCATCGGCTACGCCGCCACGGCGGTCGACGCCCAGCCCGAAGGCCTGCTGGACCGGTGGGGTGGCGGCGGAGCCGAGGAGGATCCCCTGGACGACGCCAGTCAGGCGACGAAGATCAAGTCCCTCGTCCGCCGGGCGACCAACTCGCGCCTGACGCTGCCGTGCGAGGTGTCGAGCGCCGAACGGGTGCTCGTCGTGCTGTCCGGGCCGCCGAGCGAGTTCTCCCGAAAGGGGATCGAGAGCGCCCGCCAGTGGCTCGAACAGGAGGCCGGAACGGTCGAAGTTCTCGTCGGCGACGACCCGCGAGAGAACTCCTCTCGGCTCGCGGCGGCCGTCCTTCTGTCGAACGTCTCGGGAGCCACGCGGATCGAGACGCTCCAGAACCAGGCCGTCGACGCACAGGAACAGATCGCCGAGCAGCAAGCCGCTCGGGAGGAGAAGATCAACGACCTGATCACCGACGAAAACGACGACCTCGACCCCGTCGTCTGA
- a CDS encoding tubulin/FtsZ family protein, with protein MKLALIGVGGAGSRLTDAIRSVEAEGDRQLCYGNVLTVDISRTVADEFDHVPKDRHVTIGDTHPDVDDGVAGDQDLAVEIARTDAPEIHRALDSITMRKLDGVLVVTSLGGGTGSGVSAVLVERLQEMYDKPVYVLGILPATDDGGRAARNAARSLRSVVPAADSTLLFDNDRWVDTDESDESDDADGTGGRYDRPNRELASRIVTLFARGDTDPESIGANTLDSSDTIRTLSPGGVASVGYAEIELEDGGGLLSWLLSLLPGDRSDGEADERTDAGKIQSLVQQSLNSRLTLPCEVSSAERVLVVLSGPPEELSRRGFESARQRLEEETETVEVLAGDDPRAGSSTVAAVVLLSNVTGVPRIDAMQRRAVDYEHDGEAVQSLEETD; from the coding sequence ATGAAACTGGCGCTGATCGGCGTCGGTGGGGCCGGGAGCCGTCTCACCGACGCGATCCGGAGCGTCGAGGCCGAAGGAGACCGACAGCTGTGCTACGGGAACGTGCTGACGGTCGACATCTCGCGGACGGTCGCCGACGAATTCGACCACGTCCCGAAGGACCGACACGTGACGATCGGCGACACGCACCCCGACGTCGACGACGGCGTCGCCGGCGATCAGGATCTGGCGGTCGAGATCGCCCGCACCGACGCCCCCGAGATACACCGCGCCCTCGACTCGATAACCATGCGGAAACTGGACGGCGTCCTCGTCGTGACGAGTCTCGGCGGCGGCACCGGGAGCGGTGTCAGCGCCGTCCTCGTCGAGCGGTTACAGGAGATGTACGACAAACCGGTGTACGTCCTCGGGATCCTCCCGGCCACCGATGACGGCGGACGGGCGGCGCGGAACGCTGCCCGGTCGCTCAGGTCGGTCGTCCCGGCCGCCGACAGCACCCTCCTGTTCGACAACGATCGGTGGGTCGACACCGACGAGAGTGACGAGAGCGACGACGCCGACGGCACCGGTGGGCGGTACGACCGTCCGAACCGGGAACTGGCGTCCCGGATCGTGACGCTGTTCGCCAGAGGCGACACGGATCCCGAATCCATCGGCGCCAACACGCTCGATTCGAGCGACACCATCCGGACGCTCTCCCCGGGTGGGGTCGCGTCGGTCGGCTACGCCGAGATCGAACTCGAAGACGGCGGTGGGTTGCTGTCGTGGCTCCTGTCGCTACTCCCCGGGGATCGGAGCGACGGCGAGGCCGACGAGCGGACCGACGCCGGAAAGATTCAGAGCCTCGTCCAACAGTCGCTCAACTCGCGGCTGACGCTCCCGTGTGAGGTGTCGAGCGCGGAACGGGTGCTCGTCGTGCTGTCCGGGCCCCCGGAGGAACTCTCCCGACGGGGCTTCGAGAGCGCCCGGCAACGGCTCGAAGAGGAGACGGAGACGGTCGAGGTCCTCGCCGGCGACGACCCGCGGGCAGGGTCGTCGACCGTCGCGGCCGTCGTGTTGCTCTCGAACGTCACCGGCGTGCCGCGCATCGACGCGATGCAGCGACGGGCCGTCGACTACGAACACGACGGCGAGGCGGTGCAGTCGCTCGAGGAGACCGACTGA
- a CDS encoding IMP cyclohydrolase, with translation MYVGRFVVVGPGIGAYRVSSRSFPNRHVVDRGDSLTVAPTPDAPETDNPYIAYNCVRESRGRAVLGNGSHVDPVTEKLDMGYPARDALATALLSLDYEKDDYDTPRIAGVVEADAATVGIVRRDALLVERVEEPTLVATYEEDDPRPFDFAASDAAGAAREVYDLDFEHAVCAAGVSVDGGGVETAVVNGEE, from the coding sequence ATGTACGTCGGACGCTTCGTCGTCGTCGGCCCTGGAATCGGTGCGTATCGCGTCTCCTCGCGTTCCTTCCCGAACCGCCACGTCGTCGACCGTGGAGACAGCCTGACCGTCGCACCGACGCCGGACGCACCGGAGACCGACAATCCGTACATCGCCTACAACTGCGTGCGGGAGAGTCGGGGACGAGCCGTCCTCGGTAACGGCTCCCACGTCGATCCGGTGACCGAGAAACTGGACATGGGGTATCCGGCCCGCGACGCACTGGCGACCGCGCTCCTCTCGCTCGACTACGAGAAAGACGACTACGACACGCCCCGGATCGCGGGTGTCGTCGAGGCCGACGCCGCCACCGTGGGAATCGTCCGCCGGGACGCGCTGCTGGTCGAACGGGTCGAGGAGCCGACGCTGGTCGCCACCTACGAGGAAGACGACCCGCGGCCGTTCGACTTCGCGGCGTCGGACGCGGCGGGTGCGGCCCGCGAGGTCTACGACCTCGACTTCGAACACGCCGTCTGTGCGGCGGGGGTCTCCGTCGACGGCGGCGGCGTGGAGACGGCGGTCGTGAACGGCGAGGAGTGA
- a CDS encoding metallophosphoesterase family protein encodes MRLGVVSDIHGNRIAFEAVLDDMPSVDRLVCAGDVVGYNPWPADCVAAVRERSIPTVMGNHDRAVARDSAFRFNAMAKAGVDHAREHLDDDALSWLDELPDERTVADGRVKLVHGHPADPDRYTYPEEFSPRMLDGEDLLVTGHTHVQGHRIFSEGVVMNPGSVGQPRDGDPRAGYAVVEVGDGSGGEAVTVEERRVEYDVDAVIEAVETAGLPERIGTRLLAGQ; translated from the coding sequence ATGCGACTTGGCGTCGTCTCCGACATCCACGGGAACCGGATCGCGTTCGAAGCCGTCCTCGACGACATGCCTAGCGTCGATCGACTGGTGTGTGCGGGCGACGTGGTCGGCTACAACCCGTGGCCGGCCGACTGCGTCGCCGCCGTCCGGGAGCGATCGATCCCGACGGTAATGGGGAACCACGACCGGGCGGTCGCCCGCGACTCGGCGTTCCGGTTCAACGCGATGGCGAAGGCGGGCGTCGATCACGCCCGGGAACATCTCGACGACGACGCACTGTCGTGGTTGGACGAACTGCCGGACGAACGGACGGTCGCGGACGGGCGGGTGAAACTCGTCCACGGCCACCCCGCGGACCCGGACCGTTACACCTACCCCGAGGAGTTCTCGCCGCGGATGCTCGACGGGGAGGACCTCCTCGTCACGGGCCACACGCACGTCCAGGGCCACCGCATCTTCAGCGAGGGGGTGGTGATGAATCCGGGGAGCGTCGGCCAACCGCGGGACGGCGACCCGAGGGCGGGCTACGCGGTGGTCGAGGTGGGGGACGGATCGGGAGGCGAGGCGGTGACGGTCGAGGAGCGGCGCGTCGAGTACGACGTCGATGCCGTCATCGAGGCGGTGGAAACGGCAGGACTGCCCGAGCGGATCGGGACACGGCTGTTGGCTGGACAGTAG
- a CDS encoding aspartate kinase: MRVVAKFGGTSLGSGDRIERAADTVAKAVEEGHEIAIVASAMGSTTDELLEEITFEAEDADRAEIVSMGERTSVRMLKAALAARGVDATFVEPGTEAWPIITDEFGEVDAEETLKRAEALAADLDHVVPVITGFLAQTIDGEVTTLGRGGSDTTAVMLGKFMDADEVVIVTDVEGVMTGDPRVVEGARNVGHITVDELRNLSFRGAEVVAPSALSYKDEDLTVRVVHYQHGDLLTGGTRIEGQFQNLIDMQDEPLACITVAGRALRNRPGILADLSQSLRNEDTNIDAVASGMDSVTFYVNDDLSEDAEYVLHEQVVDDDTLSSVTVENQFAVIRVTGGELPNRPGIILDIVQPVSEAGINIHDLITSATSVAIFVNWEDREKTLEIVQEQTI; this comes from the coding sequence ATGCGCGTAGTGGCGAAGTTCGGTGGCACGTCGCTCGGGAGCGGCGACCGCATCGAACGCGCGGCCGACACCGTCGCGAAAGCGGTGGAGGAAGGCCACGAGATCGCCATCGTCGCCAGCGCCATGGGGTCGACGACCGACGAACTCTTGGAGGAGATCACGTTCGAGGCCGAGGACGCCGACCGCGCCGAAATCGTCAGCATGGGCGAACGGACGAGCGTCCGGATGCTGAAGGCGGCACTGGCCGCCCGCGGCGTCGACGCCACGTTCGTCGAACCCGGCACCGAGGCGTGGCCGATCATCACCGACGAGTTCGGCGAGGTCGACGCCGAGGAGACGCTGAAACGCGCCGAGGCCCTCGCCGCTGACCTCGACCACGTCGTCCCCGTCATCACGGGCTTTCTCGCCCAGACCATCGACGGCGAGGTGACCACGCTCGGCCGCGGTGGCTCCGACACGACCGCCGTGATGCTCGGGAAGTTCATGGACGCCGACGAGGTGGTCATCGTCACCGACGTCGAGGGTGTCATGACCGGTGACCCGCGGGTCGTCGAGGGTGCCCGCAACGTCGGTCATATCACCGTCGACGAACTCCGGAACCTCTCCTTTCGGGGCGCGGAGGTCGTCGCCCCCAGCGCCCTCTCGTACAAGGACGAGGACCTCACCGTCCGCGTCGTCCACTACCAGCACGGCGACCTGCTGACCGGCGGCACCCGCATCGAGGGCCAGTTCCAGAACCTCATCGACATGCAGGACGAACCCCTCGCCTGCATCACCGTCGCCGGCCGCGCGCTCCGCAATCGCCCCGGTATCCTCGCCGACCTCTCACAGTCGCTCCGGAACGAGGACACCAACATCGACGCCGTCGCCAGCGGGATGGACTCGGTCACCTTCTACGTCAACGACGACCTCTCGGAGGACGCGGAGTACGTCCTCCACGAACAGGTCGTCGACGACGATACGCTCTCGTCGGTCACCGTCGAGAACCAGTTCGCCGTCATCCGCGTCACGGGCGGTGAACTCCCCAACCGGCCGGGCATCATCCTCGACATCGTTCAACCGGTGTCCGAGGCCGGCATCAACATCCACGACCTCATCACCTCCGCCACCTCCGTCGCCATCTTCGTCAACTGGGAGGACCGCGAGAAGACCCTCGAAATCGTTCAGGAACAGACGATCTGA
- a CDS encoding tubulin-like doman-containing protein, protein MARYRVPDHLVCLGGGGIEVGKTFMRQRWILEEVLRDDPRDEAPDEDARPLHAYFVDSDESTLSTDIEDEIQETVESIKAEYGIRRHPDVDGTVINVVDGPHKKCLRPERMTARTDISKLALDQNLQAWWLQQGGDSDVLAPLSGLERGGVDRIRGLTKAIYRISQWQGDPLGAIERSVRNDAHDEPHVAIVVGLGGGTGSGLLLDLAHRIKQAGATVTLFGILPKPSGRDTTTVLANAYATLSELEYLALSGLNLFDARILLPYDPAVDDDTFDKAAVYTITAFYNLSGAQVDAYRQFDETDDAVGPPEYAPFTLASTRYLHYPGGQLDRIRNEFHAYVEDKSAALDVEAGLYDDLRAYLTERHPDAARELHTTVGHGEYRLPSADALDLKRRLDDIRELLERPLLKQLEFRSAPKLLEVFDEVHAIAENQATWDDDRSKDAAVARDFVPRLADGVGDVDDYEPEGGWEPGEEEFVRAVLREIELLARRAGIIEATEALRGEADEVATEIRNAISEENNGYATEIRDEIGALEGERVTVEDEIERLEAEIEEGTHRVEEYKDEWDRLVVDVVDEYHALAERRPEIDRLLDELRLAIEEAVDFDGIRHPDEIELTGTGFDQYRRLNELLDDVGHDPIDEAMIEETIQDVKRAKQLRLEAARRQGTLRERILSLFGMGAIAGLREDYRMLETRIDGHPAVEGGSELVHIPSWTDLFEAEIRRNYFEERSAALDDHAADVLDELEVETKRVVDDAMEATTVSVSTAPDVAIREHLDPEGGDATQDADSARKLLAELRGGPVEEYLSAVLVAPFEERLRERKDERDDLLAELEAYEGLESIVTGVGREYTKAVEGVERVDGIETRDPGYEEGFRIETMPYSRGKLLGTDDLGDADLWTDKERTEIVSTLTDILPQVGDEYLPIDHADISDPGTERVKYDGHRIGSAFMSPLFEGYVDGQEAAIPEVKEEIVDNRRFTEDGYHNVGRGAFADSYDFAMATFLRGVFLDNLSIFTTECRDAYTSTTDVEGGDDRHNPQDEVPDVVKRHSYGLDGVTYLDDDFLPDESDGGFCYRRDVLNLDRNGTEVLLDRTDEEVAETLLEDYHEVVGYPSTVEMD, encoded by the coding sequence ATGGCACGCTACCGCGTACCGGACCATCTGGTCTGTCTGGGCGGAGGCGGGATCGAGGTGGGGAAGACGTTCATGCGACAGCGGTGGATCCTGGAGGAGGTCCTCCGGGACGACCCGCGGGACGAGGCACCCGACGAGGACGCCCGTCCGCTCCACGCGTACTTCGTCGACTCCGACGAGTCGACGCTCTCGACCGACATCGAAGACGAGATCCAAGAGACCGTCGAGTCGATCAAAGCGGAGTACGGCATCCGGCGACATCCGGACGTCGACGGCACCGTCATCAACGTCGTCGACGGGCCGCACAAAAAATGCCTCCGGCCGGAACGGATGACCGCACGGACGGACATCAGCAAACTGGCACTCGACCAGAACCTCCAGGCCTGGTGGTTGCAACAGGGCGGAGACAGCGACGTTCTCGCCCCCCTCTCCGGCCTCGAACGCGGCGGCGTCGACAGGATTCGGGGACTCACGAAGGCGATCTACCGGATCAGCCAGTGGCAGGGTGATCCCCTCGGTGCGATCGAACGGAGCGTCAGGAACGACGCCCACGACGAACCCCACGTCGCCATCGTCGTCGGCCTCGGTGGCGGGACTGGGTCGGGGCTCCTCCTCGACCTCGCACACCGCATCAAGCAGGCCGGGGCGACCGTCACGCTGTTCGGTATCCTCCCGAAGCCAAGCGGGCGCGACACCACCACCGTCCTCGCGAACGCGTACGCCACCCTCTCCGAACTCGAGTATCTCGCCCTCTCGGGGCTCAATCTCTTCGATGCGCGAATCCTCCTCCCCTACGACCCCGCAGTCGACGACGACACCTTCGACAAGGCCGCCGTCTACACCATCACCGCCTTCTACAACCTGTCCGGGGCTCAGGTGGATGCGTACCGACAGTTCGACGAGACGGACGACGCCGTCGGACCGCCGGAGTACGCCCCGTTCACGCTCGCGAGCACGCGGTATCTCCACTACCCAGGCGGGCAACTCGACCGGATCCGGAACGAGTTCCATGCGTACGTCGAGGACAAGTCGGCCGCGCTCGACGTCGAGGCGGGACTCTACGACGACCTGCGGGCGTACCTCACCGAACGCCACCCGGACGCGGCGAGGGAACTACACACGACCGTGGGTCACGGCGAGTATCGGCTCCCGTCCGCCGACGCCCTCGACCTCAAGCGCCGTCTCGACGACATCAGGGAGTTGCTCGAGCGACCGCTCCTGAAGCAACTGGAGTTCCGCTCCGCGCCGAAACTCCTGGAGGTGTTCGACGAGGTCCACGCCATCGCCGAGAACCAAGCCACGTGGGACGACGACCGGTCGAAAGACGCCGCGGTCGCCCGTGACTTCGTCCCCCGACTGGCGGACGGCGTCGGCGACGTCGACGACTACGAACCCGAGGGCGGGTGGGAACCCGGCGAGGAGGAGTTCGTTCGGGCCGTCCTCCGGGAAATCGAACTCCTCGCCCGACGCGCCGGGATCATCGAAGCCACCGAGGCCCTCCGGGGCGAGGCCGACGAGGTCGCGACCGAGATCCGGAACGCCATCAGCGAGGAAAACAACGGGTACGCCACCGAGATCAGGGACGAGATCGGTGCACTCGAAGGGGAGCGCGTCACGGTGGAAGACGAGATCGAACGGCTCGAGGCGGAAATCGAGGAGGGGACTCACCGCGTCGAGGAGTACAAAGACGAGTGGGACCGCTTGGTCGTCGACGTCGTCGACGAGTACCACGCCCTCGCCGAGCGGAGGCCGGAGATCGACCGCCTCCTCGACGAGTTACGACTAGCGATCGAGGAGGCGGTCGACTTCGACGGGATCCGCCACCCCGACGAGATCGAACTCACCGGCACGGGGTTCGACCAGTACCGCAGGCTGAACGAGTTGCTCGACGATGTGGGCCACGACCCGATCGACGAGGCGATGATCGAGGAGACGATCCAGGACGTCAAGCGCGCGAAACAGCTTCGCCTCGAGGCGGCGAGGCGTCAGGGGACGCTCCGCGAACGGATCCTGAGCCTCTTCGGGATGGGAGCGATCGCCGGACTGCGAGAGGACTACCGCATGCTCGAAACGAGGATTGACGGCCACCCCGCGGTCGAAGGGGGAAGCGAACTCGTCCACATCCCGTCGTGGACGGATCTATTCGAGGCGGAGATTCGGAGGAACTACTTCGAGGAACGGTCGGCGGCGCTCGACGACCACGCCGCCGACGTACTGGACGAACTCGAGGTGGAGACGAAGCGAGTCGTCGACGACGCGATGGAGGCGACGACTGTGTCCGTCTCGACCGCTCCGGACGTCGCCATCCGTGAGCACCTGGATCCCGAGGGTGGCGACGCGACCCAGGACGCGGATAGCGCGCGGAAGTTACTCGCGGAACTCCGCGGCGGCCCGGTCGAGGAGTACCTGTCCGCCGTCCTCGTCGCGCCGTTCGAGGAGCGACTGCGGGAACGGAAGGACGAACGGGACGATCTGTTGGCGGAACTGGAGGCGTACGAAGGGTTAGAATCGATCGTCACGGGGGTCGGGCGCGAGTACACGAAGGCCGTCGAAGGGGTGGAGCGTGTCGACGGGATCGAGACACGCGATCCCGGTTACGAGGAAGGGTTTAGGATCGAGACGATGCCGTACTCGCGGGGGAAACTCTTGGGGACGGACGACCTGGGCGACGCCGACCTCTGGACGGACAAGGAGCGGACGGAAATCGTGAGTACCCTGACCGACATCCTCCCGCAGGTCGGCGACGAGTACCTCCCGATCGACCACGCGGACATCAGCGATCCCGGCACGGAACGGGTGAAGTACGATGGCCACCGCATCGGCTCGGCGTTCATGAGCCCGCTGTTCGAGGGGTACGTCGACGGTCAGGAAGCCGCGATCCCAGAGGTCAAAGAGGAGATCGTCGATAACCGTCGGTTCACCGAGGATGGCTACCACAACGTGGGCCGGGGCGCGTTCGCGGACTCGTACGACTTCGCGATGGCCACGTTCCTGCGTGGCGTGTTCCTCGACAACCTCAGTATCTTCACCACCGAGTGTCGCGACGCGTACACCTCGACGACGGACGTCGAGGGGGGCGACGACCGCCACAATCCCCAAGACGAGGTGCCGGACGTCGTCAAGCGCCACTCCTACGGGCTGGACGGCGTGACCTACCTCGACGACGACTTCCTCCCCGACGAGTCCGACGGCGGGTTCTGCTACCGGCGGGACGTCCTGAACCTCGACCGCAACGGCACGGAAGTCCTGCTCGACCGGACCGACGAGGAGGTGGCGGAGACGCTCCTCGAGGATTACCACGAAGTCGTCGGCTACCCGTCCACGGTCGAGATGGACTGA
- a CDS encoding DNA-directed DNA polymerase II small subunit has protein sequence MPLETPVRVARELARRGYNAEREAVTLLANASDPAAALDAAVETADDDALRLTAAHVRSTLDATTDADTDAGSPDEPATTTPTDPAASTTDGSAIATTDDPSTTTDEPNSSVSTAGHDPTHTDSDATSPVETEGCETATRTTTEPTPDPSEDPGSPPPVTVTGDITGRSTGTGEYADFVSVFRDRYETLSAKLRGRVNHRPASAIEDMTGGNDVAMIGLVDDVRSSANGHWIVELEDTTGTVSCMITKGRDLAGVVDEILLDECLAVEGTLSDDAGLVFVDTLHFPDVPRTHRPNTADRHVQAALVSDVHVGSQEFMADAWNRFADWLHTEEAEAVEYLLLAGDMVEGVGVYPDQDEELDIVDIYDQYERFSEHLKAVPGDLEIVMIPGNHDAVRLAEPQPAFDQELRDMMSAHDARVVGNPSTVTVEGVSVLMYHGVSLDEVIAELPEEKASYDEPHRAMYQLLKKRHVAPTYGGRNRLAPEEEDYLVVDEVPDVFHTGHVHKLGYGKYHDVLAVNSGCWQAQTAFQKSVNIDPDAGFAPIVDLDTLDLTVRKFA, from the coding sequence GTGCCACTGGAGACGCCAGTTCGGGTCGCCAGAGAACTCGCCCGCCGCGGTTACAACGCCGAGCGTGAGGCAGTGACCCTCCTCGCGAACGCATCCGATCCTGCTGCCGCCCTCGACGCCGCCGTCGAGACGGCCGACGACGACGCCCTCCGCCTCACCGCCGCGCACGTCCGCTCGACGCTCGATGCTACCACCGACGCCGATACCGACGCCGGCTCGCCGGATGAGCCGGCGACTACCACTCCGACTGACCCGGCTGCTTCCACCACGGACGGTTCGGCGATCGCCACCACGGACGATCCGTCGACCACCACCGACGAACCCAACTCCTCCGTTTCAACTGCAGGACACGACCCGACACATACAGACTCGGATGCGACTTCTCCAGTCGAAACGGAGGGGTGTGAGACTGCGACGAGGACGACGACCGAGCCGACCCCAGACCCGTCCGAGGACCCCGGCTCGCCGCCGCCGGTAACGGTCACTGGCGACATCACCGGGCGAAGCACCGGAACCGGGGAGTACGCCGACTTCGTCTCGGTCTTTCGCGACCGCTACGAGACGCTCTCGGCGAAGCTTCGCGGCCGCGTAAACCACCGCCCTGCGTCGGCCATCGAGGACATGACCGGCGGGAACGACGTGGCGATGATCGGGCTGGTGGACGACGTCCGGTCCTCGGCGAACGGCCACTGGATCGTCGAACTCGAAGACACGACCGGAACCGTCTCCTGTATGATCACGAAAGGTCGCGACCTCGCCGGCGTGGTCGACGAGATACTTCTCGACGAGTGTCTCGCCGTCGAGGGAACGCTCTCGGACGACGCGGGCCTCGTCTTCGTCGACACCCTCCACTTCCCCGACGTCCCCCGGACCCACCGGCCCAACACCGCCGACCGGCACGTCCAGGCGGCGCTCGTCTCGGACGTCCACGTCGGCAGTCAGGAGTTCATGGCCGACGCCTGGAATCGGTTCGCCGACTGGCTCCACACCGAGGAGGCCGAGGCCGTCGAGTACCTCCTCCTCGCGGGCGACATGGTGGAGGGCGTCGGCGTCTACCCCGACCAGGACGAGGAACTCGACATCGTCGACATCTACGACCAGTACGAGCGCTTCTCGGAGCACCTCAAGGCCGTCCCCGGGGACCTGGAAATCGTGATGATTCCGGGCAACCACGACGCGGTCAGGCTGGCCGAACCCCAACCGGCCTTCGACCAGGAACTCCGGGACATGATGTCGGCCCACGACGCCCGGGTCGTCGGCAACCCCTCCACCGTGACCGTCGAGGGCGTCTCGGTGTTGATGTACCACGGCGTCTCGCTCGACGAGGTGATCGCCGAACTGCCCGAGGAGAAGGCGAGTTACGACGAACCCCACCGGGCGATGTACCAGTTGTTGAAAAAGCGCCACGTCGCCCCGACGTACGGCGGTCGGAACCGTCTGGCCCCCGAGGAGGAGGATTACCTCGTCGTCGACGAGGTGCCCGACGTCTTCCACACCGGCCACGTCCACAAACTCGGGTACGGCAAGTACCACGACGTCCTCGCGGTCAACAGCGGATGCTGGCAGGCCCAGACCGCCTTCCAGAAGAGCGTCAACATCGACCCCGACGCCGGCTTCGCTCCCATCGTCGACCTCGACACGCTGGACCTGACCGTCCGCAAGTTCGCGTGA
- a CDS encoding S26 family signal peptidase, whose product MSEDDGPRSPGGSDPVDADRFDDDSPPVDDDQSPDGSEPVDEGRPADDPRRIDADRSDDDRRGRDGPLRRVLAAESGALLVLRETAVSVGAVVAVGLLLFAISGVWPPMVAVESGSMEPHMQKGDLVFMTEPGRFAGDAAHEGTGVVTRETARQGDHWKFGAPGSVIVYDDPGSAGPPVIHRAQFWVEEGENWYDRANPDYVAASDCEEMRNCPAPNDGFVTKGDANGRYDQVNGISEPVEPGWIVGIARVRIPYLGWVRLSVSSLALDSPSVASTTLEGETGTGLGDAGSGPVGERESWNASIGSGRMGVIPRITTTPPTA is encoded by the coding sequence ATGAGCGAGGACGACGGCCCCCGGTCCCCCGGCGGGTCCGACCCAGTCGACGCCGATCGGTTCGACGACGACTCCCCTCCAGTCGACGACGATCAGTCGCCCGACGGATCCGAGCCAGTCGACGAGGGTCGACCCGCGGACGACCCACGCCGGATCGACGCCGACCGATCCGACGACGACCGGAGGGGACGCGACGGGCCGCTGCGTCGGGTGCTGGCGGCCGAGAGTGGGGCGCTCCTAGTCCTCCGGGAGACGGCGGTGAGCGTCGGAGCCGTCGTCGCCGTCGGCCTCCTGTTGTTCGCGATCAGCGGCGTGTGGCCGCCGATGGTGGCCGTCGAGAGCGGGAGCATGGAACCACACATGCAGAAGGGTGATCTGGTGTTCATGACAGAGCCCGGGCGGTTCGCCGGGGACGCGGCCCACGAGGGGACGGGGGTAGTGACCCGCGAAACCGCACGGCAGGGCGACCACTGGAAGTTCGGCGCACCCGGATCGGTGATCGTCTACGACGATCCGGGGAGCGCCGGGCCGCCCGTGATCCACCGCGCACAGTTCTGGGTCGAGGAGGGCGAGAACTGGTACGACCGGGCGAATCCGGACTACGTCGCGGCGAGCGACTGCGAGGAGATGCGCAACTGTCCGGCCCCGAACGACGGGTTCGTGACGAAAGGGGACGCCAACGGACGGTACGACCAGGTGAACGGTATCAGCGAACCGGTCGAGCCCGGGTGGATCGTCGGTATCGCGCGCGTCAGGATCCCCTATCTCGGCTGGGTCCGGCTGAGTGTCTCGAGTCTCGCCCTCGATTCGCCGAGTGTGGCGTCGACGACGCTCGAGGGGGAGACGGGAACGGGACTCGGTGACGCCGGATCGGGACCGGTCGGGGAGCGCGAGTCGTGGAACGCGTCGATCGGTAGTGGACGGATGGGAGTGATCCCGAGGATCACGACGACGCCACCGACCGCGTAG